A genomic window from Solanum stenotomum isolate F172 chromosome 10, ASM1918654v1, whole genome shotgun sequence includes:
- the LOC125842880 gene encoding uncharacterized protein LOC125842880 has translation MVNAQDMWEKLLVMWAWGSSSNAYSMWDRTGSGIRKEAREVLGVSGSSSGWHQGDRWRNGEVHKNVEAKKISFAKLVEIKDNEENRTNGVRYKLVKKEAKLAVTTAKTIAYDCMYVELKGKGRDKNLNILTKVREKRARD, from the coding sequence ATGGTCAATGCTCAGGATATGTGGGAGAAACTGTTAGTTATGTGGGCTTGGGGAAGTAGTAGTAATGCATATAGTATGTGGGATAGGACTGGTAGTGGTATTAGGAAAGAAGCTAGAGAGGTTTTAGGGGTTTCAGGAAGTAGCTCGGGGTGGCATCAAGGGGACAGGTGGAGGAATGGAGAAGTTCACAAGAATGTGGAAGCTAAGAAGATATCCTTTGCAAAGTTAGTGGAAATTAAGGATAATGAGGAAAACCGAACTAATGGGGTCAGGTATAAATTGGTGAAGAAGGAGGCAAAGTTAGCGGTTACGACGGCTAAGACAATAGCTTATGATTGCATGTATGTAgaattaaagggaaaaggcaGGGATAAAAATTTGAACATACTGACCAAAGTGAGAGAAAAGAGGGCTCGTGACTAG